One Thermoleophilia bacterium DNA window includes the following coding sequences:
- the hrcA gene encoding heat-inducible transcriptional repressor HrcA → MGLTPRQRTILNAVTARYIGTGTPVSSKEVASITGLGVSSSTVRNEFALLEEQGYLTHPHTSAGRIPTDRGYREFVNQLISEIPARPTFGVSGTGGTVRAVLSEDLAGEIDTALRQVTEAMARATNLLALAMAPRVSGARLCHVELLTLHPEQLMYVLIISTGTVLKGVIDWPQPIDPGLVDWARTYLNETFANQPLTARLVRRTLDNPELGPREREFLRVLAPAFDRLISEQYEEELYVGGASRLMSEYQARDVGPLRDLLSLLEERYQLLQVLRSALAANTVVVRIGREHETAALRPFSVVAASYGLPQRRLGTVSLVGPTRMDYKKAIAAVCESASLLSELVGERYE, encoded by the coding sequence GTGGGACTCACTCCAAGACAACGCACGATCCTAAACGCTGTTACCGCTCGCTACATCGGTACTGGCACGCCAGTTTCCTCTAAAGAGGTGGCGAGCATAACGGGGCTTGGCGTGTCTTCGTCCACGGTACGCAACGAGTTTGCCCTTCTTGAAGAACAAGGCTATCTCACTCATCCGCATACCTCTGCTGGTCGCATTCCGACGGACAGGGGCTACCGCGAGTTCGTCAACCAGCTGATAAGCGAGATACCAGCACGTCCCACCTTCGGAGTCAGCGGCACGGGTGGGACGGTGCGAGCGGTTCTTTCTGAGGACCTTGCTGGCGAAATTGACACTGCGCTTCGTCAGGTCACTGAGGCTATGGCCCGGGCTACCAATCTGTTAGCACTGGCCATGGCTCCCCGGGTGAGTGGCGCAAGGTTGTGCCATGTTGAGCTGCTTACTCTGCACCCGGAGCAGCTCATGTATGTGCTTATCATTTCCACTGGTACGGTGCTTAAAGGGGTTATTGATTGGCCTCAGCCCATTGACCCGGGGCTGGTAGATTGGGCCCGCACATATCTGAACGAGACTTTTGCAAACCAGCCTCTAACTGCCAGGCTGGTGCGACGCACTTTGGACAACCCGGAATTGGGACCGCGCGAGAGGGAGTTTTTGCGCGTACTGGCTCCTGCCTTCGACCGGCTCATCAGTGAGCAGTACGAAGAGGAGCTGTATGTAGGCGGAGCTTCTCGGCTTATGTCTGAGTATCAGGCGCGGGACGTGGGCCCGCTAAGGGATCTGCTGTCCCTGCTAGAAGAACGTTACCAGCTCTTACAAGTGCTGCGCTCCGCTCTTGCGGCAAACACAGTCGTGGTGAGGATAGGTCGAGAGCACGAGACGGCGGCCCTCCGTCCGTTTTCGGTGGTAGCGGCTAGTTACGGCTTGCCGCAACGGAGATTAGGTACAGTCAGTTTGGTCGGTCCCACCCGGATGGATTATAAGAAGGCAATCGCCGCAGTTTGTGAGAGTGCTTCGCTCTTGTCGGAACTGGTAGGCGAACGCTACGAGTAG
- the hemW gene encoding radical SAM family heme chaperone HemW → MTHLYVHIPFCRSRCAYCDFYSEPIDLFHQTDAVVRYVEALGAELSERASGCSFETIYVGGGTPTVLPRHLLQRLITFLRERAAEDCEFTVEANPGTIDKELLVWLKAAGVTRLSVGIQSFDPQLRAVLGRRVTQREVREALQVISEVGWENWNIDLIFGIPGETWEQAAEDLDIAVAAQPTHISLYDLTYTPSYEKRICATLGPDAIGAAANFAEKYYQLAVERLEMAGFMRYEISNYARPGYECKHNLAYWRGEDYIGIGAAAVSTLGAMRINNSASVWEYLQGRGVRAESLSWRTRLWERAMLGLRTCQGIDENEVTEVLDQDAKNRLLELGCIERCCGKLRISRDFFNVANTVITALLVQP, encoded by the coding sequence ATGACTCACCTCTACGTGCACATTCCCTTTTGCCGTTCGCGTTGCGCCTACTGCGACTTCTACTCGGAGCCGATTGACCTCTTCCACCAGACTGACGCGGTAGTCAGGTACGTGGAAGCTCTTGGCGCTGAGCTTTCTGAAAGGGCGTCCGGCTGCTCATTTGAGACTATATACGTGGGGGGCGGGACTCCGACGGTGCTTCCTCGACATCTCTTACAGCGGCTCATAACTTTTCTTAGGGAAAGAGCCGCCGAGGATTGCGAGTTTACTGTTGAGGCGAACCCGGGCACGATAGACAAAGAGCTGTTAGTCTGGCTGAAAGCGGCAGGGGTGACTCGCCTTTCGGTAGGTATACAGTCCTTTGACCCCCAACTGCGTGCGGTTCTGGGGCGAAGGGTAACGCAAAGAGAAGTGCGCGAGGCTCTTCAAGTAATCAGCGAGGTTGGTTGGGAGAACTGGAACATCGACTTGATATTCGGCATTCCTGGCGAGACGTGGGAGCAGGCGGCCGAGGATCTTGATATAGCCGTGGCTGCCCAGCCCACACATATTTCTCTGTACGACCTTACCTATACGCCCTCATACGAAAAACGGATCTGTGCCACGCTGGGTCCCGACGCAATAGGGGCGGCCGCAAACTTTGCTGAGAAGTATTACCAGCTGGCGGTGGAAAGGCTTGAGATGGCCGGTTTCATGAGGTATGAGATTTCGAACTATGCCCGGCCAGGCTATGAGTGTAAGCACAACCTCGCGTACTGGCGTGGTGAGGACTACATAGGCATCGGGGCCGCTGCTGTTTCCACCTTAGGCGCTATGAGAATCAACAACTCGGCCTCCGTGTGGGAGTATTTGCAGGGGAGAGGAGTTCGAGCAGAGAGTCTCTCCTGGCGTACGAGACTATGGGAAAGGGCCATGCTAGGTCTTCGTACTTGCCAAGGGATTGACGAAAACGAGGTGACAGAAGTTCTGGATCAAGACGCAAAAAATCGTCTGCTTGAGCTCGGCTGTATTGAGAGATGCTGTGGTAAACTCCGCATCAGCAGGGATTTCTTTAATGTCGCAAACACGGTCATCACAGCGCTGTTGGTTCAACCATAG
- the lepA gene encoding translation elongation factor 4, producing the protein MARFDHIRNFCIIAHIDHGKSTLADRILELTGTVPEREMREQVLDRMDLERERGITIKAQAVRINYRSSDGRSYQFNLIDTPGHVDFTYEVSRSLAACEGAILVVDATQGVEAQTLANTLLALENDLEIIPVLNKIDLPGAEPERRAEEIVNVIGCPRSDILLISAKTGEGVPELLEAIVRRIPPPEGNPDGPPRALVFDSVYDQYRGVVAFVRVRDGSFRKGDPVLAMATGRESEIEEVGIFSPDMQKTDLLSAGEVGYIIPGIKEVADLRVGDTLTNAANPAAEPLPGYREVTPMVFCGLFPIEGEDYQDLRDALDKLKLNDAALYYEPETSKALGFGFRCGFLGLLHMDIVRERLRREFGLELLATTPNVRYQVVLTNGQIKEISNPVDFPDAGSIQEVREPYIAAAIITPAEFVGPIMELCTDKRGRFVHMEYLTADRVRLQYDLPLAEIVLDFYDLLKTRSRGYASLDYEFKDYEPGDLVRLDIRIAGEVVDALSLIVHADRAYPVGRALVERLRKKIPRQLFEVAIQAAIGGRIIARETVPALRKDVLAKCYGGDVTRKRKLLEKQKEGKKRMKMIGTVEVPQEAFLAVLDIGQSKEAKK; encoded by the coding sequence ATGGCAAGGTTTGATCACATTCGTAATTTTTGCATCATCGCCCATATTGACCATGGGAAGTCGACCCTTGCTGACCGCATCTTGGAACTGACGGGTACTGTTCCCGAAAGAGAGATGCGCGAGCAGGTGCTCGACCGCATGGACCTTGAGCGCGAGCGGGGAATCACCATCAAGGCTCAGGCTGTGCGCATCAACTACCGTTCCTCGGACGGCCGCTCCTACCAGTTCAATCTCATCGATACTCCGGGGCACGTTGACTTTACCTACGAAGTGTCGCGCAGTCTGGCGGCCTGCGAAGGGGCGATTCTCGTGGTCGACGCTACCCAAGGAGTGGAAGCGCAAACCCTCGCCAACACGTTGCTTGCTCTCGAAAATGATCTCGAGATCATTCCAGTTCTAAATAAGATTGATTTACCGGGCGCCGAGCCGGAAAGACGAGCGGAAGAGATCGTAAATGTGATCGGTTGTCCGCGGTCGGACATTTTGCTGATCTCTGCCAAGACTGGAGAGGGAGTGCCCGAGCTTCTTGAAGCTATCGTGAGGCGCATTCCTCCACCGGAAGGAAACCCTGACGGGCCTCCACGTGCTCTCGTCTTTGACTCGGTTTATGACCAATACCGTGGGGTGGTGGCTTTTGTGCGGGTTCGGGACGGGTCCTTTCGCAAGGGCGATCCCGTACTGGCCATGGCGACGGGCCGCGAGAGCGAGATAGAAGAAGTGGGGATTTTTAGCCCCGATATGCAAAAGACCGATCTTCTGTCCGCAGGCGAAGTGGGCTACATCATCCCCGGGATCAAAGAAGTAGCCGATCTCCGGGTGGGTGACACCCTTACCAACGCGGCAAACCCTGCTGCGGAACCTCTGCCCGGTTACCGTGAAGTCACGCCCATGGTCTTCTGTGGGCTTTTCCCCATCGAGGGCGAGGATTACCAGGACCTGCGCGACGCGCTCGACAAGCTGAAGCTTAACGATGCGGCCCTATACTACGAGCCGGAAACTTCAAAGGCCCTCGGTTTCGGCTTCCGCTGCGGTTTTCTGGGATTGCTCCACATGGACATTGTGCGGGAGCGGCTGCGTCGGGAGTTTGGGCTTGAGCTTCTTGCCACCACGCCGAATGTCCGTTACCAGGTGGTGTTAACTAACGGGCAGATCAAAGAGATAAGCAACCCGGTAGATTTTCCAGACGCCGGGTCTATCCAGGAAGTACGCGAGCCGTACATCGCAGCCGCAATCATCACTCCCGCGGAGTTCGTGGGTCCAATCATGGAGCTTTGCACCGACAAGCGCGGTCGCTTTGTTCACATGGAGTACCTAACCGCGGATCGAGTGCGTTTGCAATATGACCTTCCCTTAGCGGAGATTGTGCTTGACTTCTATGACCTGCTCAAGACAAGAAGTCGTGGATACGCCAGTCTGGACTACGAATTTAAAGACTATGAGCCTGGGGACCTGGTCCGTCTGGATATTCGCATTGCCGGGGAAGTGGTAGACGCTCTAAGCCTCATAGTCCACGCTGACCGGGCTTATCCGGTGGGGCGCGCTCTGGTAGAACGGCTGCGCAAGAAGATTCCCCGGCAGCTTTTTGAGGTGGCTATTCAGGCCGCCATTGGAGGTCGCATCATCGCGCGGGAAACCGTTCCGGCCCTGCGCAAAGATGTTCTTGCAAAATGCTACGGGGGGGATGTCACGCGTAAGCGGAAGCTCCTAGAAAAGCAAAAGGAAGGCAAGAAGCGTATGAAGATGATTGGCACAGTCGAAGTGCCACAGGAGGCGTTCTTGGCTGTGCTGGACATTGGACAAAGCAAAGAGGCCAAGAAATGA
- a CDS encoding DUF169 domain-containing protein: MTADIATYQKYGADLEQLLCLRTSPIAIKLLKSEAEIPEGAIRPRKDRGEHYAVCQAFSLARRQGMTLAMFLEDHWCFEPIISYGLVETPQDYLDGFTNSFFIADKEAAKKHAEEMTRLPVGEYPGMVIGPLKAANFVPDLVMIYCTPAQLRHLLLCLRHPKGTMVTSTLDPIGSCVHSVVPTFLTGKPMVTVPDPGDYERACAHDDEMVLSVSPAHLEELMQGAYHFQNLGMGFRRFAPMVCPDFKQPPFYEEYFRRWGLDKPKG; the protein is encoded by the coding sequence ATGACTGCCGACATTGCTACCTACCAAAAGTATGGTGCAGACCTGGAGCAGTTGCTCTGCCTTCGCACCTCCCCAATCGCGATTAAGTTGCTAAAAAGCGAGGCGGAAATCCCCGAGGGAGCTATCCGCCCAAGAAAAGACCGGGGAGAGCATTACGCCGTGTGCCAAGCATTTTCTCTTGCGCGCAGGCAGGGAATGACATTAGCCATGTTCCTTGAAGACCACTGGTGCTTTGAGCCCATCATTTCATACGGGTTAGTAGAGACTCCCCAGGACTACCTGGACGGTTTCACCAATTCCTTCTTCATTGCCGACAAAGAAGCAGCCAAGAAACATGCCGAGGAAATGACCCGCCTGCCCGTAGGTGAGTACCCCGGCATGGTCATAGGGCCTCTAAAGGCAGCCAACTTCGTTCCAGACCTGGTCATGATCTACTGCACCCCCGCTCAACTGCGCCATCTCTTGCTTTGTCTACGGCACCCGAAAGGAACAATGGTTACCTCAACCCTGGACCCCATCGGATCGTGTGTGCACTCGGTAGTTCCCACCTTCCTTACCGGTAAGCCGATGGTGACAGTGCCCGATCCGGGAGACTACGAACGAGCCTGCGCGCATGACGATGAAATGGTTCTAAGTGTTTCGCCCGCCCATCTCGAGGAGCTTATGCAGGGGGCCTACCACTTCCAGAACTTGGGCATGGGCTTTCGTCGGTTTGCTCCCATGGTTTGCCCTGACTTCAAGCAGCCGCCGTTCTACGAAGAGTATTTCCGTCGCTGGGGACTCGACAAGCCAAAGGGGTAA
- a CDS encoding phosphoribosylaminoimidazolesuccinocarboxamide synthase, translating to MFYSDLRGLPLLKRGKVRDVYKPSEEHLLIVACDRISAFDHVLPTPIPGKGRILTQISNFFFARTAHIVPNHIVDPNPGPQWYPEADWYSPDLEGRTVLVRAAQPLAIEAIVRGYLSGSGWKEYKQSGTICGIPLPEGLRESERLPKPIFTPSTKATSGHDENITFMQAAAIVGPDLAERVRELSLKLYEFAAGYAEERGIIIADTKFEFGLTQEGELLLIDEIFTPDSSRFWPAEAYEPGRPQASFDKQYVRDYLESIAWDKEPPAPELPPEVVAKTREKYEEALRRLTA from the coding sequence ATGTTCTATTCCGACCTGAGAGGCCTGCCTCTACTCAAGCGAGGCAAAGTCCGTGACGTATACAAGCCAAGCGAAGAACACCTCCTGATCGTAGCCTGCGATCGGATTTCCGCTTTTGATCATGTTTTGCCCACCCCGATACCCGGTAAAGGACGCATACTCACCCAAATCTCCAACTTTTTCTTCGCCAGGACGGCGCATATCGTTCCCAACCATATCGTCGACCCCAACCCGGGGCCGCAGTGGTACCCAGAAGCTGATTGGTACTCGCCAGACCTAGAGGGACGAACAGTGCTCGTGCGCGCAGCGCAGCCCCTGGCGATCGAAGCCATCGTCCGCGGGTACTTGTCGGGATCGGGATGGAAAGAGTATAAGCAAAGCGGCACGATTTGCGGGATACCTCTCCCAGAGGGACTCAGGGAATCGGAGCGCCTGCCCAAACCCATTTTCACCCCTTCCACCAAGGCGACCTCCGGCCACGACGAAAACATCACCTTTATGCAGGCAGCAGCTATTGTCGGGCCCGATCTCGCCGAGCGGGTAAGAGAACTCAGCCTAAAGCTCTACGAGTTTGCCGCCGGGTATGCGGAGGAGCGGGGGATCATCATCGCCGACACCAAATTTGAGTTCGGACTGACGCAAGAAGGCGAGCTCCTGTTAATCGACGAGATATTTACGCCAGACTCTTCCAGATTCTGGCCCGCAGAAGCATATGAGCCAGGCAGACCACAGGCAAGCTTCGACAAGCAATACGTAAGAGATTACTTGGAGTCCATCGCTTGGGATAAGGAACCGCCGGCTCCGGAGCTCCCTCCGGAAGTAGTGGCCAAGACTAGGGAGAAATACGAGGAGGCCCTGCGCCGGCTCACCGCATAG
- a CDS encoding diguanylate cyclase — MLVSPATQDQETQVSLGSLLDYLEDSVVVIDKQFRVAACNREAQRVFSIEFEPPSGVGQQANRRQAKCFSVLHGRSEACPTCPLKLRRYPDTATRMAFRAETSTCPQRWFEETVHPFSKLDLGFDGAVLHIKDVTHHKTTEMLLREEVRRRRLLMAHSRDGIVVLDERGKVFEANRQFARMLGYSTRELLNLHVWDWDVKHSREQLLHMIRAVDTNGDHFETLHRRKDGSLYAAEISSNGVTLGGQKYVLSICRDITEKKLLEEQIRELAIRDPLTDLYNRRFIFERLTQLTAEFLRGTTNFSVSLFDLDHFKTVNDFYGHQAGDVVLREFSQLLAASVRQSDLVGRYGGEEFVIVATIDSPGDTRIIIDRILARVRAHPFVVAGHTIHISASCGIAESFEFSREDFSAEALLAAADHRLYQAKESGRDQAVGPEPLISQAPLFYDV; from the coding sequence ATGTTGGTTTCTCCCGCCACTCAAGATCAGGAGACCCAAGTTTCCCTGGGAAGTCTCCTCGACTACCTCGAGGACAGTGTCGTTGTCATCGACAAGCAATTTCGCGTCGCCGCATGCAACCGTGAGGCGCAGCGAGTTTTCTCGATTGAATTCGAACCTCCCTCCGGCGTTGGCCAGCAAGCGAACCGGCGGCAAGCCAAATGCTTCTCCGTTCTTCACGGGCGGAGCGAAGCCTGTCCGACGTGTCCACTGAAGCTCCGCCGCTACCCGGATACTGCGACACGGATGGCATTCCGGGCCGAGACAAGCACCTGCCCCCAGCGTTGGTTTGAGGAAACAGTTCACCCCTTCAGTAAGTTAGACCTGGGTTTCGACGGAGCCGTGCTCCACATAAAGGATGTGACCCACCACAAGACCACCGAGATGCTTCTCCGCGAGGAAGTTCGCCGGCGCCGCCTCCTCATGGCTCACTCGCGAGACGGAATTGTAGTGCTGGATGAGCGGGGTAAAGTGTTTGAAGCCAACAGACAGTTTGCCCGCATGCTCGGGTACTCAACACGGGAGCTGTTGAACCTTCATGTTTGGGATTGGGACGTCAAACACTCCCGTGAACAGTTACTCCATATGATTCGCGCCGTAGATACTAACGGCGATCACTTTGAGACTCTTCATCGTCGAAAAGATGGCTCGCTTTACGCCGCTGAGATAAGCAGCAACGGGGTTACGCTAGGTGGGCAAAAGTATGTTCTTTCAATTTGTCGCGACATCACCGAGAAGAAACTCCTCGAGGAACAAATTCGCGAGCTTGCTATCCGCGATCCCCTTACCGATCTTTATAATCGCCGCTTCATCTTTGAGAGATTGACGCAGCTCACTGCGGAGTTCCTGCGGGGAACAACCAACTTCTCTGTTTCGCTTTTTGATCTTGATCATTTCAAGACGGTCAATGATTTCTACGGTCATCAAGCTGGAGATGTTGTCTTGCGCGAGTTTTCTCAACTGCTCGCTGCCAGTGTCCGCCAATCGGACCTAGTAGGCCGGTATGGAGGCGAGGAATTTGTCATTGTCGCCACCATTGACTCACCCGGAGACACCAGAATCATCATAGACCGCATCCTAGCTCGGGTAAGGGCGCATCCGTTCGTCGTAGCCGGGCACACGATCCACATTAGTGCGAGCTGCGGTATAGCCGAAAGTTTTGAGTTTTCTCGGGAGGACTTCTCCGCGGAGGCACTGCTGGCCGCGGCCGATCACCGCCTTTACCAGGCCAAGGAAAGCGGCCGGGATCAAGCAGTCGGTCCTGAGCCTCTCATTTCACAGGCTCCCCTCTTTTACGACGTATGA
- the murJ gene encoding murein biosynthesis integral membrane protein MurJ translates to MSNETNRRLALSAAFLALATLGSRLLGLIREMVMVSYLGLGAEMGAFTVAIKVPNLVRTLVADTALAAAFIPVFSALLEKRREREAWQVAFSVAVAATAALGGVTALGMVFAPEVTKVVAPGWASKYPETLSLAASLMRIMFPTVIIMGVAGILMGILNSYNHFAVPALAPILWNLVIIAAVVFFSGRYGFYALAWGFTLGTLVELVLQIPWVWKRRWRDACIAGGGELSPWRLNFRHPEVRRVGILLGPVVLSLGVINFNSFVDTVVAALIGEAAPAYIDKAFRLFQLPQGMFAVAIGTVLFPALSRHGAAGRMHEFRTDLSLGIRQIFFVTLPLAALFSVLATPTVRLIYEHGQALGDEAAITGTAWALLFFSVGMAFVSVNTLLNRAFYSIQKTWVPLVLGVANLAVNAGLDLLLYKPMGVGGITLSTSVVSTLNFFGLMTLLRPRIGGIGARQICISVGKSILALVPLAVSAYWVWLALDGALGRSWWAQIVAVGTAYLVGGGLYCLAAWFLRMGELNDLIGLIRRKRGEPVK, encoded by the coding sequence GGCTCTTGCAACGCTTGGTTCCCGACTTCTCGGTCTGATACGGGAGATGGTGATGGTCTCGTATCTGGGCTTGGGAGCTGAGATGGGTGCCTTCACGGTAGCCATTAAGGTTCCCAATCTGGTACGAACTCTCGTGGCAGACACTGCTCTTGCCGCTGCATTCATTCCGGTGTTCTCTGCTCTTCTCGAGAAACGCAGGGAACGCGAAGCGTGGCAGGTGGCCTTTAGCGTGGCTGTCGCTGCGACTGCCGCCTTGGGTGGGGTCACTGCTCTGGGAATGGTCTTTGCTCCCGAAGTGACCAAGGTGGTCGCCCCAGGGTGGGCGAGTAAGTACCCAGAAACTCTCAGCTTGGCAGCCTCTCTGATGCGGATTATGTTTCCGACCGTTATCATCATGGGAGTCGCCGGGATTCTCATGGGAATCCTGAATTCCTACAATCATTTTGCTGTTCCCGCCTTGGCGCCCATCTTGTGGAATCTCGTCATCATCGCAGCAGTCGTTTTCTTCTCAGGACGGTATGGGTTCTATGCCCTCGCCTGGGGGTTCACCCTAGGGACTCTGGTCGAGCTCGTGCTGCAGATTCCCTGGGTATGGAAAAGGCGATGGCGGGACGCGTGCATAGCGGGCGGGGGGGAGCTGTCTCCTTGGCGGCTGAATTTCAGACATCCGGAAGTAAGAAGAGTAGGTATTCTCCTTGGTCCCGTGGTTCTAAGCCTGGGTGTTATCAATTTCAATTCATTCGTCGATACCGTGGTGGCGGCGTTAATCGGTGAAGCGGCGCCTGCGTATATCGACAAGGCATTTCGGCTGTTCCAGCTGCCGCAGGGGATGTTCGCCGTAGCGATTGGAACCGTCCTTTTCCCGGCTCTCTCTCGGCACGGTGCAGCAGGAAGAATGCACGAGTTTCGTACGGACTTGAGTCTTGGTATCAGGCAGATCTTCTTTGTCACGCTGCCTCTTGCGGCTCTTTTTTCGGTGCTTGCTACGCCTACAGTACGCTTGATCTACGAGCATGGCCAGGCTCTTGGGGACGAAGCCGCTATCACCGGGACCGCGTGGGCACTTCTCTTCTTCAGCGTAGGCATGGCTTTTGTGAGTGTAAACACTTTACTCAACCGTGCTTTCTACAGCATTCAAAAGACTTGGGTTCCACTAGTCCTGGGGGTCGCCAACTTGGCAGTGAACGCCGGTCTTGACCTGCTCCTGTACAAGCCCATGGGTGTGGGAGGAATAACTCTTTCGACGTCTGTGGTAAGCACGCTTAACTTCTTTGGGCTGATGACCTTGCTTAGACCCCGCATTGGGGGAATAGGCGCTCGTCAGATCTGTATCTCGGTAGGTAAGAGCATACTTGCCCTTGTTCCCTTAGCCGTATCGGCATACTGGGTTTGGCTAGCGCTGGACGGTGCCTTGGGACGGTCTTGGTGGGCCCAGATTGTAGCTGTGGGGACCGCGTATTTGGTTGGGGGCGGTCTCTACTGTCTTGCGGCCTGGTTTCTTAGGATGGGCGAGCTAAACGATCTTATCGGACTCATACGTCGTAAAAGAGGGGAGCCTGTGAAATGA